The Leishmania infantum JPCM5 genome chromosome 28 sequence GGATTCGCATAATCCGCAGAACCACGCCGGCATGAACGGTGCACAGCACTGTgaccaccgcagcgctggcaaACTCAACTTTGATGCCTCGAAGGCAGGGCTTCAGCAGGTGGATAAAGACTACGTCGAGCACGTCATTCAGGAGGCGTCGAAGGGGTCTGCTTTCTACCAAAaggagcagcggctcgaGGAGACGCGGCGTCGCAAAGCCGAGGAGCTTCAGGAGAAGGCCAAGACATTCGACTCCATCAGCGCcgcagagaagcagcggaTCAAGGCCATGGTAGACGCCATGGTGGACGAGCTCGAGGCGACGCGCGATCTCCGGCGCCGGTACATCCACATCGACATGGACATGTTCTACGCTGCagtggaggagaagaagacgccgtcgctgagAGGCAAGCCCTTCGGCGTCGGCTCTCAGCAGATGCTCTCCACGACAAACTACATTGCGCGGCAGTACGGTGTGCGCTCTGGCATGCCCGGCTTCATCGGCAAGAAGCTCTGTCCCGAGCTCATTATCGTGCCGAACGACTTCCCAGCCTACCAGCGagaggcggcgcgggtgcACAGCATCGCCTCCCGCTACGATGCGCAGTTCGTCAGCGTCGGCCTCGATGAGCTGACGATGGACGTGACAAAGTACCTGCAGGAGTTCCCGGCCGTGTCAGCCTCCGACATCGCCCACGACTTCCGCGACGAGGTGTTCCTCAAGACACAGCTcacaagcagcggcggcatcggaCCCACGTCAATTCTCGCGAAGATTGCCAGCAACGTCAACAAGCCGAATGGTCAGCATGAGATCACGCTGCTGACGAGAGAGGAAGTTATCAATTACGTGCGCGACATTCCGCTGCGCAAGATCCCCGGCATCGGCTACGCGCAAGAGATGACACTCGGTGCGCTGCACATCCACACCTGCGGCGGCCTCCTGGAGCACAAGTACCTCCTAGCCTACCTGTTCCGAGAAAAGACCCTGGCGCACTACCTCAGCGTTGGACTGGGGCTGGCAGAGACGTTCTCGCTGCGCAAGCATCAGGCACGGCAGTCGGTTGGTAAGGAAACGTCGTTTAGCGAGCCACTGCCCTCGCCAGAGGCCTTCACTCGACTCTTCCGCAAGCTTCTTGAGCAGTGCCATGTCCGCTGCGTTCGCGATCACCTGCAGCCTCGCAAGATGACACTGGTTCTCAAGTATCGCACCTATGACACGGAGCAGTTCAGTGTGACGCTCCCGAGCCACACGAACGACCTCAAGGTGTGGCTCGAGGCCTcgcagaagctgctggagccgcaTCTTCTGCACTACGCCGAGTTCCGCCTGATCGGCgtccgcctgcagcgcttcACAGACACCGATGATGACCACGCTGGCCTCAACAGCGCCCGCGATGCCTTGACCGGCGCCTTGACAGAACCGCTTCAAGTGAATGACGACTTAGACATGGATGCCGACGATGCCGACCGTGACGCTGAGAAGAGCGGGGTAGCTGCGGAGCAGTCGGACCCGTGTGGAGAGTCGCCGGTGCAGCCTTCAGCAACGTACAAGCGCAAGATTCCCGTCTCGAAGTTCCTGACAGATCCAAACATCCCGAAAGCCCGCCCTGCGGAGCCCACTGCGGTGCCCGCCAAAGCCGTCAAgccggcgcgcaggcgcacgaaGCCGTCGAAGGGAAAGCTGCACAAAAAGAAGTGAGCAGGGGTGCGAGCAAAGCAGTCGGAGGAGACGGGACGAAAATGGCGATTACTGCGGAACGGTAGGTGTATCGCGCAGGATGGGCGCTGGGCATTTTCGGGGACGGGGATCAGAACcggccgtcgtcgccacaTAGCGTCCGCCTTTcgaaggaaaaacaaatgTCATACCGTTTTTACCTATAGAGAacgagggagagcagcgTACGTGGCAcagagaacaacaacactcctcctcccctcccgaAAAGAGCAAGGGTGGCAAGGGCGCTCCAGCGCTGATTTCCGTGTATAGATTCTTTCGGAGAGTTATCCGTGGTGCGTCGGAGACGCGGTGACGTGTGCTCGGAACAACATAGCAAAAGCGGAGGAGAAATGTTGTGTGgtcggagggagagggtggaagGCAAGGAGACGAGCAGGCTGCAAAAAGAGCTGAGATGGTCGTCGAAATGGATCGCAGCACCCATCTCTCGCCTACGCggtcttccctccctcccccctgcccTACTGCCGGTTCGTCTATCCACACAACGGCGACTCAATAGTGTGCGCAAAATATCATGCACCAGTGAGGTACACTCTCGAGACTTTACATAGACATATATACAAGTGGGATGGCCGTCGGGGGTTGTTTAGTTGTTGTTTCTTTACGCTTACGGAAGCGCAGGTGCGTCTTGTCTGATCCCCTTCGcctcttttttgtgtgtttgtagGGGGGCTCTTTGCTCCTCGTGTGTTGATCGTCCCTGTGGGCGTTGTTTGGTGGAAGTATGagggtgcgtgtgtttcGTGTTCCAGTGGAGGGGCTGGTGGACGgtagagaaaaaaaagggataTTGttcgccgccctctctctcgcctccccttcctctcccccttcttcctccccaccgtgtgtgtgtgtggggggggggtccTCTGCGCGCAGACACGCCATTTTGGTCTATTCCTTTTATATTGCTGTTTTAGCTGAGCGATGGGGCGTGGTCTCTGCGGACGCGGGTCCGCACATGACTGCATTGAACCTGTCGAGTAGAAAGGGGCACCCGCATTCggccctctccttccccacCTCAGTACGCGGCaggggagtggggggggggggccaaTGCCGGTGCCCGAGAGCTTGAGTACGGGGTAGATGCCTTCCCCCCCCCGTGTATTCCTTTTGCTACCTTGTTTATCTACAGGTGCCTTGGTGTAGGCTGATGGAAAGGGAACGGATTCGCTTCGAGCGTGTCAAGCGTGCACGTCAGCGCATCGCcctcgtgtgtctgtgtcaatgttgcgtgtgcgtgttcctGCGGGTTGCTGTAATAAAAGGACGAGGAATCGACTGAGCAGCATGGCCCGTCTTTATCTCCCCTAGAGTTGATGGACGCGTGAACTCGGATAGTTTCTATGTCGTCGCTCCTTCCTCCCCACTTGGCTACGATTTAGGGCGTTGATTCGAGTCGACCTTTGATGTCCCTTCAGAGAGCGACCGTCCGCTCCTGTCAACCCGTTGGTGCAGCGAACGCACTTGAGAGAGGCTCACTCCCCTCGatccctctctgtgtgctttGGCTCACAGAGGTGAGCAAGTGAGAGGAGCGTGGTCGCTCACGTCCTCCGACCCCTATTCTTCCTCCACCACCCACCATCACgaccgctgcgctgcttttgcgacgacgatgcgaactgcagcggctgcggctccCTGTGCATGCACCTctaccaccacccctccatCTTGTCGGCTTCTCACACATCACCCTGCAACTGTTTTgtgcacgcatacgcacgccAGCACTGTCtcggccctcctcctctctccttctctccacctccccATAATCATGGACTTGGGCGTCCTGAAATGGGCTTCTTTGAGTtgatgccgcgctgcgccgccccaCTTCGATGCctccgtcaccaccaccaggtGCCCGTGCATCAGGTCCAGCGATCACGCTTACGGGCACACGAAAGATGCGGGATATTGATATGCTTGTGCGGTCCTCCTGAACGCTGCCCATTCGCAACGCTCCTCTCACCTTCATCTCCTCCTTTTGTTCCCTCTCCATTTATCCTTCTCTCAGCAGGGCCATCgccgtgtctgtgcgtgggAGGGCAGGAAGGAGGGATCAACAAGCCGTACAGTACCCGGGTTGGGCGCCTCGGACTATTCTTGTCTCCCGCCCCCTTGCTTCTCAGCAACCTCCTTTCTTTCCCAACGCTTTTCTCATCTCTCGGCATCTGCGTCTAGACGGCACGgcatgcgctcctcctcctacCGCCTTCGCGGGTCGTCGATggtcggcgctgcgctgagGGGCACATGTCGGTGCCTTTCAAGCGCGTCCACATCGACAGCAAAAGCGGCCGTAGGAGCATCCTCTGTTCCGCCCCCATCGGCATCGAAAGCTATGGGTCGTCTTTCCTTCGATGCCTCTAAAGCCGGCCTGCAGAAGGTGGACAAGGCGTATCTGGAGCAGGTCATTCAAAATATGACGCGTGGCTCCGCGTTTTGCAAGGGGGAGCAGcgcaaggaggcgctgcgggctGTGAAAAACATGCGGCCCtcgcagcgaagcagcggcagttcTCGCTCCTAGCAGCCGCAGAAAAGCATGTTTGGCAAGCCCGCGCCGAGGCCGTCGAGGAGGAACTGGAAGCGTCACGCCGTTTTTCGAGGTGGTTTATCCACGTCGGCATCGACATGTTCTACGCTGCAGTAGAGGAGAGGCTCGATCcgtcgctgcgcgagcggcCGTTCGCTGTCGGCAGCTATGCCACTGCTGACCACAACCAACTACACTGCTCGGGCACGCCGGGCTTTATGGCGAAGAAGCTCTGTCCTTCTTTGTGGACACGCCCACCGCACTTTgaccggcaccgccgcgaggCCGCCAATGTGCGCGCCATTGGTGCTCTGTACGATCCCCACTACGTCGCCGTAGGGCTCGATGAGCTAACTATGGATGTCACCGACTACCTTCGTACGCACCAGGATTGCTCTGCCGAGGATGTGTGTGCGGAgttccgccgccgcgtcgaggcggcgacgcagccgacgtgcagcggcgggatCGCCCACACACCGGCCTTCGCAAAGGTGGCCAGCAACGTGAACAAGCCAAATGGGCAGCACATTCTAacgctgcgcacacgcgaggAGGTGCTAGCTCACGTCCGTGATATGCCGGTACGCGATGTGCCAGGGATCGGCTTTGCAAccgagcagcggctgcacgccCTCGGTGTAGTCACGTGCAAGGACTTTCTCACGCACAAGGCGGAGCTATGCTACTTGTTTCGCGAAAAGACATTCGCGTTTTACCTCTCGGTGGGCCTAGGACTTGTGCGCGCCAACGTCAATCGCTCCAACGCGGAGCGAGAAGCCGTcacggcaccgccgagcgcggcggcggcaatgAAGCCCAGCTCTGCGGCACATTTGAAATCACGTCTTTCTCGCGCATTGGCCAGTCCATCGCCCTCTGCACTCCGAGCAGTCGTTCCAGATCACCGTGCGCAGAAGTCGACGAGGAAGTGCACCACCCTGGCGTGCGGTGTGCCCATCTGCGAAGCTTTTTGGTACCACCTACGTCAGCTCACTCAGGGCGCGCACGATGTTCTCATGAAGCAAGGCGCGGGCACCAAACACGTGTGCTTCTACACGACCAGCCGCGCCTTCGTGTCGCGCAGCCATGCCGCCATGCTGTCAGAGGCTACAAACAGCTTTGCCAAGCTCTATGCTGGACTCGAAAAGGTAGCAGAGCCGTTtgcagcgcggcaccgcgagTTTCGCCTCATCGGTGTCAAGTTCAGCAAGCTACAGCCTCtgccgggggggggggggaagaaggTCGGCGAAGGGCAAGGGTGCCGCTCCGGTCTGCAAGGCGAAAGTCAAAGCAGTCCGTCACTATCCAAAGCCACGAGatgacgccgcagcgctaTGCATCGGCGAAAATTGCGAAGACGCCGCCATCTCCATTGAAGAAGCCGCCTCGCCAGGCCCAGCCAAGGTCGCCGGCCGCAAAGCGAGTCTCCGCTGCTCGTCGTCGAACAGCGCCAACACGTCGCGAGAAAAAAGCGGTCCGCTCTCGCGTATGTGCGGCATGCGTGACGGCCCCGCGgcgtccctccccccttctctctcggcCGCATTGGATGGTGATTCGGTAGacgcccacccacaccctGGATTGCAGAACACGGTTCCCGCTTCTTGTCGGTTTAGTTGTTGTCTTTATCGTTCTCACTCACCATGTACCGcctcgcagcgcagcgcgcgtgtgtacgtaCTTGCCCCTACCATCCCTCATCTCTTTCGCTTTTATTTgtttgccgctgctgcgcttccttCGCAGGGCGTCCCGCCCGTGATCTTTTGCGATCGTTCGGTGGTGCATCAAGCTTCTGTgtcccctccgccttctcctcctcaaCGAGCTCAGCGCACTTCACCCTGTACGCTGATTCACGTGGCCAggccccctctctctcccccggTGTCGCGAGTTCTCGCGTCCAAGACAGGAGGACACAAACCAATGAGAGCAAAGCAGAAAAGAAGCGTGACTTGAAAAAATGGGTCGACGTCGTAATCAGGCGCTGACACGTTCTGTCGCACAGACTctcacgtgcgcacaccgGTGGTATGCGCACGATCCACATtaacgaagaaaaaaaaggagaaaatATGAAGCGGTGAGTCGACGTCATGCCTCCGCAGTTGACAGTGTTACTctcagcgcacgcaggcacgtgtgtctgtcggcctgctctctctcttgcgagagaggcgcgctCTCACCTTGCCGTTCATGGGGACACCCCTCCGGGCCAACGCCGACGATGCACTGTAAGCATCGACTCTACTCCGCTTTTTCATTATGGTTTACGTTTcgtcttttttgtttctgaAACGGGTATTGCACATCCGCGCCCACCCCTTCCGCCCTATCGCTCTCGGCCCACTCATCTCCCCGACTGAACGGACGGCATCCTGCGCATGGCCGCCGTGACCATggatacacgcacgcacgcgcttctGTGCGCTCCACTTTGCGGCGGAAACCTCACGTGCTTTCGACCAGCTATGCGTGCGCGACGTAAGAAAAGGTGCTGGCATTGCCTTGCATGCGCGGggatgtgtatgcgtgcgtgtgtttcgCCACTGTACAGTCCGCTGTAAGTACAATCATCTGCTTGAGTCCCACCGAACTCTCCCTCAGTGCAGATCGAAAGCAAAGCAAGTTCTGTGAAGAGTGCGGTCCCCTCTGTCTCGTGCGTGTCGGTAACcaaagaaaagcgaaagGGTGCGCCGCTCGCCTTTTGGAAGCGGCGCCAACGGAAAGACGGGCAGGAAAAGAGGTGGTGAGGTCCGCGTGCGCAAAACGGGCAGCAAGAAGCGCAGAAAcgttttttgtgtgtgtggggtaAAGGCAATTGTGTGTCGAGGGCGTAAAgtcagccgcggcgacgtcggGGGGTGCGTGGACCGCGACCCTTTTGCTCGCCTCACATCGCCACTGCATTCTTTCCGTCTCTGTGTCGTTCCATtcgttcccccccccctccctccctacccccccccaaccGTGTTTGCCCTATCCTTGTCTGGAAGGCCGCAGCACTCTCGTGCGCACATCACGGGCAACGAGAAACGACAACAACCCACACAACCAtcaaaacaagaaaaaaaaacaattttttctttgttgctgCGATTCCACCTACAAAACGCATGGGATGTTTCGCGCTGCCAGAGCGAGGCACACGGTGGCGCTGTctctgccgcatcgccgcgcgGCTCTCTCGAACTCACGCCGCGCATGTGGCCTGCATCGCACGGCGGGCTCTCGGAAATCCGCGAAAAGGGAGGAAGCGCCCAACGTGGCCAACGCTGTGGAGGATGCGGCGTCGCAGTCGCTGGCCGTCTACCACCCCCAGGCAGATCTTGGGGCTGTCACCGCCAAGGTGGATTTATCCTCGCTCTTCTACGACACGTCTGTGACCGACATCGCGCTTTCCAAGCGAAAGCTCACCAAAGACGATGACGATGGAAGTTTTGTATTTGGTCAGGTGCCACGTGGGAATATGAAAAAAGAGCAGATCCTCAAGTACGTGGACATGGATGAGCTGGCGAAGGCGAGCGAGTTGCTGGAGGTACCGGATGCCTACACCTACCCACTGCATCAGATGGAAACCATCTCCGAGGCGATCGCGCATACGATGCAGTCGCGTGTGCTCATGTTTAAGTACGCCTCCCTGGACGACTTTTACACAATGAAGCGGCACATCGGGACGGACGAAGATGTGATGCGCGCGACTCTACCCGGCAACTCCATCTACTTCCAGTTTGTGCACtcaggcagcgccgcagacgccgacggcCCGGCCTCATCATCGTCGTTGCCACGTGAGCACGCGGGGCAGCAGGAGGTCAAGGCGGTGCGCGATGCGGTAGAGAGGATACTGCGCCGCTACGTGTGTCGAATACTGGAGCCCTTTCCAAACGAGCTCGCCATTGACGTGACGCACTACGCCACCTATCTGCCACTGCTTAACGTGAGCCGTCGCAATGTAAGTCAGGTGCTGAAGGATATTGAGGACTACATGGCAAAGAGGCCGGTAGCGAAGGAGGGCATCGCTGGGCCGCCTTCCGAAAGTGAGATCGAGCCCCTGACCCCCGATGAGCTCGCGACGGAGATCGCTCGCATTATCCGGCGcgaggtgctggcgcagcggccgccgagAGACAGCGGATGCGGTGCACAGGAGCCCGCAACGACGGGCGCACAAGAAGTGCCGAGCTCCACagtcgccgcctccacggcgtCGGTCCGCGTCTGCATTGGTGTGGCCACGAGTCCCGTTTTGGCAAAGATTGCCTGTGACGCCGAGGTGCTAGCGGTGGTGGCCAAATTACGTGGCGAGCAGGCCGCAACCCTGACGGCAGACAAGGGTGGCGGCCGAAGCGGCGTCCCACTGGTCTCTATCCGCTCCTTCCACCGCCACATCCGCTCCATGAAGGCGTCGCGCGACTTTATGGCGAGCTTCCCAGTGAGTCGCGTGCCCGTCTTCACTCCCGCGTTTGTGGATCTGCTGAAGCACACCTTTGGTATCGTGACGTGCGGCGATTTCTACGAAAAGCGTTACCTCCTGTACTACTGCATGTCGAGAGAcacggcgcgtgcgtgctaCGCCGCTGCCTTTGGCCGAATGTACTTCGAGGCGGAGGTGATCGAGTCTCTGGTGGCACCGGAAAACCTCAGGCACTCCATCGCGCCGCTCGAGTTCATGGCAAGCAACCGCATCAGCATTGTTAATGAAGAGCGCACCGACTACCATGTGGCCATGCGTAGCGTTATCCTTGGCCACCTTCGCAAGAAACTCCCTAATAATGGTTGCAAGATCACTCAGGTGCCGTTTGGCCGGCTGTCTACTGAGGACGCGATCCACCGCACTGCGGAGGCAGCGATGCGCTCGCTGCACCGTCACCTGTACACCAAGGGTCTCACCTACAGCGGCGTCCGGGTAACGCTGCCGCGTTGCAACCTGGATCCGGTGATGGAACGATTGGAAGGCGAGACGAccgaggaggccgccgtcgcggcgcttCACCGAGTTCTACCAAAGCTTCTGTCGCACCGTCACCGTATCGACGAAGCCCTCGATGGGGCGAAGTCTGGAAGGTACGTCACCCTGGGCGTCTTTGGCATCTCGCTAATACCCATGGTGCCGCCCATAATGATAAGCGAAGCAGCGAGGTTAGAGAAGCTGTACTTCACTGCCAAGAGGTTCTTCCTGGGTCACCAAAATCGCATGATGAGGCGCAAGGGAATGCTGACAGATGAGGGTGCAGAAAAGAAAAGTAGCCCGGGAAGAAGAAAACCGGGCACGGTCGACTCGGTGGTTTATGTGTAGCCCAGGGTGAGGCGAAGCCGAGCATGTCGTCTGTGTGCTGTTGCCAAGGTGCACGtcggcccctcccccaaccaCAACAGCAAAGGACAAACGGACCCAAAGAAGCGCAATACACGCgcccctctgtctctctcactATCCCTCACTTCGCCTTGTGAAGGTACGTGTGCGCGATATACATGATCGCAGAAATGGTGGTCCCCCTCTCACCGCCTATCGTGTTTCAGAACGTGGTTTGgctccttcctcctcccacacacTCCCCCGGTGGGGAAGTGTGgctccgcagcggcagagcgcgGGGAAGAGGCGATGGGGTTTGCTGGAGGGatgcagccgctgcgtgaACACTGCGACGCGAAACGTCGTCATTAAAGCCGAATAaaagatgcacacacacgtatatatatatatataccgaGGAAGAACTCTCGAgcggggggagagagggagcgtgTCAGCGACGCACCCGTCTGTCGTAATCTTTTGCTGCTTGTCGCCTCGCCTACTACCCACATTCCCTTCCTCGACTTCTATCCATCGGAGGGAGCTTTACCGGGTGTGTTTAAGTTTGCTTCTGCTTTGCTGCTGCCAACTCGGGTGTGGGGTACCTGCGCGAGAACCGCCACCacaagcccccccccccactcctccccgccccctctaGCACGGTTCCTGCGACCATCCTCGTTCTTGGGCGCTGTGCTGCTTATGTCGTTGTTATGGGCCTTGCCGCGAACtcgtcttcgccttctctgcCCCTGTCGCTTttgaagagagaaggagatgGGCAGAGATCGTTGACGCCGCGCGCGGGGCCGCAAGGTCACCGAGATGCGCTCAGCCGCTTTTCACATACCAGTACATGCAACAGACTGAGAAACGGACGTGAAcaagcacggcggcgcgtaAAATAGCAGCGAAGGGGACAATtgcggcggggggggggacagcTCACTGCGTAGCCTTCTCAGCGCGTCGCCTCCAGAGAGAGCGGTGGGACGAGAGGCACGGCACGCAAATCGGGTGCTGGCCTTTTTCCTCTACCCTGCCTGCTTGAAGGGCAACGTCGCTCTGTTCACCACCCCAACCCCTTCTTCAGTTTCAAGCTCTCACTTCTCTCGTGCTACACGTCACTGTCCATCCCGCAACGGAGAGGTTCAAGGGAGATGCACtcaagaaagagaggggacgCGGTGCACGGAACGGGTAGTGCGGAGGAAGGATGGAAagccacacatacacacacacacacacacgcatccgcGACTACGCAAGCTCTCCGTTCTCTCGTGCGAGCCGTGCATCCGCTACTTTGTCGGCCCAGTGTCTTTCCATATTGTTACACACGCCCATGTGTCTCTATGCAGCAAggtcccttctctcttctgcggTCCCCATTCTGTTTTCCTTCGGACGAGCACCTTTGCCGATACAGCGCCCCTTTCACTAGCAAAGGCGGGTGCCTACACGTCACCCGCTGGGAAGGGCTTCGTCGTCTTGGTGCCCTTCCGCTTCTCCCATTTGCGCTTGCCTCTCCTCCATGCTGGATCGTAACTGTTTGCGGCCACCGCCCtatccctctccctccccttctccttctctcaTAGATACAGCGCCTACGGAGGTACGTGTGagcgctgcggaggcgcaggcaagcggcgctgcggcaccagcaCAAGAAGGCATCCATAAAGAGCGTATGCGTGGTAACGCCTCTAGTAAGGGTATGCGAATCACACACCTTGGCGACGCCCGCCGGCGCACGTTGGCACACACTCAAGGAGACTCGACGACGAGCACAGCGGAAGTGCGCCGGCTCTCAGTCCTCTTCGTCCGCTCGGAGCTGTCGGAGGACCGCCGCGACGAAGCCTCCACCCCTGCACccggtgcggcagcacccggcgacgccgacgttGTCGATGTGGACACGTTCAATAGCACCGATTCGGACGGGGAGGAAGACGTGGGTCGTTTCGCCGTTGTgccagcgcacacgccgcgtGTTGGCCACCTGTCCCTTCGCGACGCCGTCGTTCTTTCGTATCGTGGCGCCAGTGATGACTACGTGATGCACCACCGCACGGTGGCCGCGTCTTGTGGAcacggcgcaccgccgtcgcccgtAGATGAGCTTTTATCCGTGGCAACGGAAGACAGCCGTGTGCTCCTCCGCCGAAGCGGGCTGACCACAGAGCCACGCACGTCAGACGTCCCGGCTGTGCACATGTGGCGCGGATGcaacgatgacgacgacgaagaggtGCAGCAGGGGGAAAGCAGAGCGTCCACGTGCCAATCACGCGGTGGCGACCAGTTTTTTGTGTGGGATGACTGTGCTAGATCATTGTCGGACGTACCCCCTGCGCGCCTCTCCTCTGTGATACCGACAACCGTCTCCTCGGCCCGCTGGAAGCAAGAGTCCAGCGTGTTGctcgagcacgcgcgcggcACTCTGCACCGGGTGCATccccgctgcggcaccttcaGTGCCACAGTGGGCAGTCCATCACCGGCCCAGCAGCGTCCGCTCGGCTCTAGCAACGCCTGCGGTCGTTGCCAGGCAGACTTCGTGGCTCTCTCCATGAACTCGTTGTCATTGGTCCAGTCGCGCGAGTATGGTGCCGACCTCGCTGCGATTCACCACACCGCCTTTGCGTGCGAAATGAGCGCAAACGCGATTTGCATGGATGACTGGGGCCCGCACAGTACAGTCGTCGGTTTCTCGGATGGGACGCTGCGCGTGGTGGACTGGCGCATGCCCGCACGAGGCTCCTCCCTACGCgcaggcgacgctgctgccaaCGATGAAGAAACGCACGTTGCGCTCTGCACGCAtgtgccgcagccgtcgtGGATGAGGCATGGTGGTCGCtcgacggccgccgctgcatcagTGGCGGGTGTGTTGTCGTGTTGCGCCTTCGAGGACAGCTTCCGCGTGGTCTGCGGACTGGGAGATGCCTCGGGTGCCGTGGTGATGGCCGACCTTCGCCGCCCCGAAAGCGGAGCCCGTCTCAGACGTCGTCGCACGCgcgcggagcagcaggcggcgcagcacctcttcGCCGAAGCCGGCGGACAGAGCCCTACGGGGCGCGCTGTGACAGACATTCAACGCGACCCCTCGTGCTTTGGCCGTATCGGGCTCGTCGATGTGACAGGAAGGGCCGCCTTGACCACTGTGGCTGCGCTGGAGGTCAGCGTCGgcagctcagcagcggccctTCGAAAGCGCTGTCGCACGAAGGACAGGGCTAGCGTGCCTTCATATCTCggccccaccgccgctgcgcggccgcgtcttccaccgccgccgtcgccgtggtCAGTCTTGGAGCGCCTGGGAAACCTGTCGCCGACTGCGTCTCGGTCGGCGGTCTTGACGACCATCTTGTACAGCATCCGTGGTGACCCCCAGCGCCCTGGCATTTACACTGTCAACGCACAAGGTGGGTCATTTCGCACCCCCTTCGCAGCGCACCCGCGGCCACGTTGCGCCTTCAGCGACGACGGTCGTCACTTTGCGCACATAGCCACGAAAAgtgccctcgccgccaccctgcggtgtgcaggtgcgcgatCTGGTGCCTTGGGCGGCGgcccctctttttcttctcctccCGGCATCTCTGCGACACATGTGCAGTTTGCGCCAAGCACAGCGAGCGGGCAGGCAGCGCTGACGCCTTCGCCCCTCATCGCCGTTTCGTGTGTAGACGGGCTCCTCTGCTTCGACACCGGAGACGGGCACACGCTCGCGATGCCGATCGCGTGAGGAAGACGATTCGCTGCCTCTGTCgcgggccgccgccgcctcccccacacccccccgcccccaGACTTCAGCGCTgaaaaagaaacagaagaatcagtgcgtgcgcgcacaccccGCAGGCGACAAGGCTACCGTTGGCGGTGGAACGACGGTCTGCGCGCGCATCATCGgcggagaaaaaaaaaacagcaaaaggaaaagaaaaacgcgGAAGCTTCACCcatgcagcgctgcgcggctgccgctcgctgcgcgtATCGCGGACGTACTGTGAGAAGGCACCGGTTGCATGATTGGGCGTCTTTGGCACCCCTCAAGCTtgcgaggagaggggagggggaaagggcCGTACGCCACCTACGCGTGGGAGCCCTACCAAAGCAAACGCCACGCAATGGCTTCGTAATGGCCGTAAAACGTGAGGCGGCATGGCGC is a genomic window containing:
- a CDS encoding putative DNA polymerase IV; the protein is MSPAPRGRYSDSHAEEIEADCAVLEDHGRGAPQDSHNPQNHAGMNGAQHCDHRSAGKLNFDASKAGLQQVDKDYVEHVIQEASKGSAFYQKEQRLEETRRRKAEELQEKAKTFDSISAAEKQRIKAMVDAMVDELEATRDLRRRYIHIDMDMFYAAVEEKKTPSLRGKPFGVGSQQMLSTTNYIARQYGVRSGMPGFIGKKLCPELIIVPNDFPAYQREAARVHSIASRYDAQFVSVGLDELTMDVTKYLQEFPAVSASDIAHDFRDEVFLKTQLTSSGGIGPTSILAKIASNVNKPNGQHEITLLTREEVINYVRDIPLRKIPGIGYAQEMTLGALHIHTCGGLLEHKYLLAYLFREKTLAHYLSVGLGLAETFSLRKHQARQSVGKETSFSEPLPSPEAFTRLFRKLLEQCHVRCVRDHLQPRKMTLVLKYRTYDTEQFSVTLPSHTNDLKVWLEASQKLLEPHLLHYAEFRLIGVRLQRFTDTDDDHAGLNSARDALTGALTEPLQVNDDLDMDADDADRDAEKSGVAAEQSDPCGESPVQPSATYKRKIPVSKFLTDPNIPKARPAEPTAVPAKAVKPARRRTKPSKGKLHKKK
- a CDS encoding putative DNA polymerase kappa, which translates into the protein MFYAAVEERLDPSLRERPFAVGSYATADHNQLHCSGTPGFMAKKLCPSLWTRPPHFDRHRREAANVRAIGALYDPHYVAVGLDELTMDVTDYLRTHQDCSAEDVCAEFRRRVEAATQPTCSGGIAHTPAFAKVASNVNKPNGQHILTLRTREEVLAHVRDMPVRDVPGIGFATEQRLHALGVVTCKDFLTHKAELCYLFREKTFAFYLSVGLGLVRANVNRSNAEREAVTAPPSAAAAMKPSSAAHLKSRLSRALASPSPSALRAVVPDHRAQKSTRKCTTLACGVPICEAFWYHLRQLTQGAHDVLMKQGAGTKHVCFYTTSRAFVSRSHAAMLSEATNSFAKLYAGLEKVAEPFAARHREFRLIGVKFSKLQPLPGGGGKKVGEGQGCRSGLQGESQSSPSLSKATR